TGCGGCGGGGTTTGTTTTTAATCCGTGAATACCCTGTCTCGCCATGGGGGCGCGTTCGCGAGCATGGAACGCGTGATTGAAGTGGGAATCCGTTTCAAATGAGCGAGCGTTCGTTTATATGTGTGAGACGTCATCGCTGGGCGTTCGTGCCCCGGCTCCAGCCTGAGTTCCGGCCCGCCTTGGAGGCACCGTGAAGCGCTCGCATCCGCTCGTCTTTCCCACGTCCCAGGTCTACTGGTTCATCGCGGGCCTTGTGCTCGTCTACCTGGTGGTGGCGGTGTGCCTGGCGCCCGCGGGCATCTACCTGGTGTCGCGCGGGTTCGTGACCGCGTTCCTCCGCTACCACGCCGCGCCCGTCATCCTGCTGTTGGGGGGGCCCTGCGGCATCTACCTGATGGTGTGGCGGGCCAGCGACGTCTTCGCCTGGATGCTCTCGCCGCGCGTGCTCGAGTGGGACGTGACGGGGTTCCAGGTGGGGGACACTCGCGTCGCGTGGCGGGACATCACGGAGATTGTGGAGCAGTACAACCTCGACCGCGTCGTGCTGCGGCACCGCTCGGGGAAGTACAAGCTCCGGCTCAACCTCTGGCGTGACTCGGAGCGGCTGCACGAGGTGGTGTGGGAGCGGGTCGTCCCACCGCTCTTGCGGCGGGTGGAGGAGGAGGTGGCCGCCGGCGAGGAGGTCGCCTTCGGCCCCGTGCGGCTCAGTTCGGAGGGGCTGACCTACAAGCGCAGGCTCATGCGCTGGGAAGACATCGAGAACATCCGCGTCCAGAACGAGCATGACCAGGGCGTGTCGTCACGCGAGGTCATCATCGACGCGGACGGGAAGACCCAGAAGATCGACGAGAGCAAGCTCGTCAACGCGCCAGTCCTGCTGGCCTACCTGTCGGGGCGCCTCGCCGGCTGACAGACTTTTCAATCACAGACGCGACATCATGGAAATCTACAGCTCTGCTCAGTCCAAGGCGAAGGCTGAAAAGCCTCGTCAAGTCTTCTATTCGCGGACCCGGCTCATCATCGGAGTGGTCATCTGGATCGGCGCGACGGCGCTCTTCGGGGGGCTGACCTACAAGGGGCTCCCGGACACCACGGTGCTGGTCATCGGGGGCCTCTTCACCCTGCTCGCGGTGTGGATGCTCTTCAATTGCATCCGGGGCCTGGGGCGTGTCGACAAGCCGGTGCTCGTCATCAGCCGCCAGGGCATCCAGTTCGATGACGGCGTGCTGATCCACTGGGAGCACGTGCGGGAGAACACGTACCTCGACCAGTCGTACATGGGCATCCCGGTCTTCCGGGCCATCGAAATCAAGACCACCCTGCCCAAGCCCAAGCGCAAGCACGTGCGCGTGTCCGCGCTGGAGATCGGCAGCGACGAGTACCTGGAGCTCTGCAGCCGTTACAGCAGCCACCTGCGCTGATTCCACGTCGGGGGGGCGGTGGGGGAGAGGGGGACGGGGCGGGGGGCCCGGACCCACCGCGACGAG
This sequence is a window from Myxococcus stipitatus. Protein-coding genes within it:
- a CDS encoding DUF6585 family protein; translated protein: MKRSHPLVFPTSQVYWFIAGLVLVYLVVAVCLAPAGIYLVSRGFVTAFLRYHAAPVILLLGGPCGIYLMVWRASDVFAWMLSPRVLEWDVTGFQVGDTRVAWRDITEIVEQYNLDRVVLRHRSGKYKLRLNLWRDSERLHEVVWERVVPPLLRRVEEEVAAGEEVAFGPVRLSSEGLTYKRRLMRWEDIENIRVQNEHDQGVSSREVIIDADGKTQKIDESKLVNAPVLLAYLSGRLAG